One Actinomycetota bacterium DNA segment encodes these proteins:
- the ribH gene encoding 6,7-dimethyl-8-ribityllumazine synthase — translation MRTIQGEADGKGLKIGVVISRFNEKITDRLLEGALRALDDCGVESDDITVVSVPGAIEIPGVAKKLVSQVDAIVTLGAVIRGETEHFTYVCKAAQEGMIQVALESGVPMTFGVLTTENSAQALDRTGGAHGHKGYEVAKDAVELANTYRLIG, via the coding sequence TTGAGGACGATCCAGGGCGAGGCCGACGGCAAGGGCCTCAAGATCGGGGTGGTGATCAGCAGGTTCAACGAGAAGATCACAGACCGGCTGCTCGAAGGTGCTTTGCGGGCGCTGGACGACTGCGGCGTGGAGTCGGACGACATCACGGTCGTGTCGGTGCCGGGCGCAATCGAGATCCCCGGTGTGGCGAAGAAGCTGGTTAGCCAGGTCGATGCGATCGTGACCCTTGGGGCGGTCATCAGGGGGGAGACCGAACACTTCACCTACGTATGCAAGGCGGCCCAGGAGGGCATGATCCAGGTTGCCCTGGAATCCGGAGTCCCGATGACCTTCGGCGTCCTGACCACCGAGAACTCGGCGCAGGCCCTCGACCGCACCGGCGGCGCCCACGGGCACAAGGGTTACGAGGTGGCGAAGGACGCCGTGGAACTGGCGAACACCTACAGGCTTATCGGCTGA
- a CDS encoding riboflavin synthase, whose translation MFTGIVETIGTAASVSDAHIRIVSDLKDLVVGESISVNGVCLTVTEPEAGAFTADISEETARRTSLGALMPGTKVNLERAMPADGRFGGHIVQGHVDGVGNLAELEQLEGSTEMWFRVPTELERYLVPKGSVTVEGVSLTVASLEPGRFSVALIPHTLVSTTFGTKLPGDPVNIEVDVLAKYVERLLGYTHPEE comes from the coding sequence ATGTTCACCGGAATTGTTGAGACCATCGGAACTGCGGCTTCGGTCTCGGATGCCCACATCCGGATCGTCTCCGACCTGAAGGACCTGGTGGTGGGGGAGTCCATCTCGGTCAACGGGGTCTGCCTGACGGTAACCGAGCCCGAGGCCGGCGCCTTCACCGCCGACATATCCGAGGAGACCGCCCGCCGCACCAGCCTCGGCGCCCTGATGCCGGGGACCAAGGTAAACCTCGAGCGGGCGATGCCCGCGGACGGCCGCTTCGGGGGCCACATTGTCCAGGGCCACGTCGACGGGGTCGGGAACCTCGCCGAGCTGGAGCAGCTGGAGGGGTCGACGGAGATGTGGTTTCGGGTTCCCACCGAGCTCGAGCGCTACCTGGTCCCCAAGGGCTCGGTCACGGTCGAAGGCGTGAGCCTGACCGTTGCGAGCCTGGAGCCGGGGCGGTTCTCGGTCGCCCTGATCCCCCACACTTTGGTTAGCACCACCTTCGGCACCAAGTTGCCCGGAGATCCTGTGAACATTGAAGTCGACGTCCTGGCGAAGTATGTCGAGCGGTTGCTCGGCTACACGCATCCGGAAGAGTAG
- a CDS encoding dihydrofolate reductase family protein produces LHRTIGRPFVTYNAGMSIDGRTAAADGSSQWITSAGARLDAHRLRAQSDAVCAGVGTVLADDPKLTVRGVRSSKTPLRVVVDSAARVPVGAQVLSADAPTVVFTATGDSEPAVAALKEAGVDVVCVPGERRTVDLNEMLRILGDRGVVSLLLEGGATLAGAFAGGGLIDRYVFYLAPKLLGASGAGALSGWVADSITDAADLVISEVKRIGPDLRITAYPYREAS; encoded by the coding sequence TCCTCCACCGAACCATCGGCCGCCCGTTCGTCACCTACAACGCTGGGATGTCGATCGACGGCCGCACCGCCGCGGCCGACGGCTCCTCGCAGTGGATCACCTCGGCCGGGGCACGGCTGGACGCCCACCGGCTGCGGGCGCAATCCGACGCAGTCTGCGCCGGGGTGGGGACCGTTCTGGCCGACGACCCGAAGCTGACGGTGCGCGGTGTCCGGAGCTCAAAAACGCCTCTCCGGGTGGTGGTCGACTCAGCCGCCCGAGTTCCCGTGGGGGCACAGGTTCTTTCTGCCGACGCTCCCACAGTCGTCTTTACGGCTACCGGCGACTCGGAGCCCGCAGTGGCAGCGCTTAAAGAGGCCGGGGTCGATGTCGTTTGCGTTCCCGGGGAGCGGCGCACGGTCGACTTGAACGAGATGCTGCGGATCCTCGGGGACCGGGGGGTCGTTTCGCTCCTTCTGGAGGGCGGAGCCACCCTGGCCGGCGCATTTGCCGGCGGCGGCCTGATCGACCGGTACGTCTTCTACCTCGCTCCGAAGCTGCTCGGCGCCTCCGGCGCCGGGGCGCTGAGCGGGTGGGTGGCGGACTCGATAACCGACGCCGCCGACCTGGTCATCTCAGAGGTCAAACGGATCGGTCCCGACCTTCGAATCACCGCATATCCGTACAGGGAGGCCAGCTGA
- a CDS encoding bifunctional 3,4-dihydroxy-2-butanone-4-phosphate synthase/GTP cyclohydrolase II produces the protein MEFATVEEAITELKEGRMIIVVDDEERENEGDFVMPGEKISPDDLNFMATEGRGLICTSVTAERLAELNIPMMVSENTAPHGTAFTVSVDLKIPGHTGSSAYDRAVTIRSIADKATVPSDLARPGHVFPLRASAGGVLRRAGHTEAASDLARLAGFAPVGVLAEIMDPDGTMARLPHLQVLAERFNLKILTIKDLIAYRRQSEKLVESMGIAKMPTAYGEFECHAYQSTIDHQEYVAFVKGEVAGKENVLVRVHSQCLTGDVFLSARCDCGPQLRQAMEKIQEAGEGVVLYIMGHEGRGIGLTHKIRAYKLQDQGRDTVDANKELGFPPDLRDYGIGAQVLVDLGITSMRLMTNSPQKFAGIEGYGLSITDRVPLETSPTEQNIAYLRTKRDRLGHLLEGLGAKDPAPGEGSV, from the coding sequence GTGGAATTTGCAACCGTAGAAGAGGCCATCACCGAACTCAAAGAGGGCCGGATGATCATCGTTGTGGACGACGAAGAGCGTGAGAACGAGGGCGACTTCGTCATGCCCGGGGAGAAGATCAGCCCGGACGACCTCAACTTCATGGCCACCGAGGGCCGCGGCCTGATCTGCACCTCGGTCACCGCCGAGCGGCTGGCGGAGCTGAACATCCCGATGATGGTGTCCGAGAACACCGCGCCCCACGGCACCGCCTTCACCGTGTCGGTAGACCTCAAGATCCCCGGCCACACCGGCTCCAGCGCCTACGACCGGGCGGTTACCATCCGTTCGATCGCCGACAAGGCTACCGTTCCGAGCGACCTCGCGCGGCCGGGCCACGTGTTCCCGCTGCGGGCTTCGGCCGGCGGGGTGCTACGCCGGGCCGGCCACACCGAGGCCGCCTCGGATCTCGCCCGCCTGGCCGGGTTCGCCCCGGTGGGCGTGCTGGCCGAGATCATGGACCCGGACGGCACCATGGCCCGCCTGCCGCACCTGCAGGTCCTGGCCGAGAGGTTCAACCTCAAGATCCTCACCATCAAAGACCTGATCGCCTACCGCCGGCAGAGCGAGAAGCTTGTCGAGAGCATGGGGATCGCCAAGATGCCCACCGCCTATGGCGAGTTCGAGTGCCACGCCTACCAGTCGACCATCGACCACCAGGAGTACGTCGCCTTCGTCAAGGGTGAGGTGGCCGGCAAGGAGAACGTCCTGGTCCGGGTCCACTCGCAGTGCCTGACCGGAGACGTCTTCCTGTCCGCCCGCTGCGACTGCGGCCCCCAACTGCGCCAGGCGATGGAGAAGATCCAGGAAGCCGGCGAGGGCGTGGTCCTCTACATCATGGGCCACGAGGGCCGGGGGATCGGGCTGACCCACAAGATCCGTGCCTACAAGCTGCAGGACCAGGGCCGGGACACGGTCGACGCCAACAAGGAGCTGGGGTTCCCGCCCGACCTTCGGGATTACGGCATCGGCGCCCAGGTGCTGGTCGACCTCGGCATCACCAGCATGCGGCTGATGACCAACAGCCCGCAGAAGTTCGCCGGCATCGAGGGCTACGGCCTGTCGATCACCGACCGGGTCCCGCTGGAGACCAGCCCCACCGAGCAGAACATCGCCTACCTGAGGACCAAGCGGGACCGGCTCGGCCACCTGCTGGAGGGCCTCGGAGCCAAGGACCCGGCGCCGGGGGAGGGCTCCGTTTGA